The following nucleotide sequence is from Streptomyces sp. HUAS CB01.
GCGACGCCGCCTACCTCAAGGAGCTCCTGGCCAGTATCGACGGGCCCGTCGTGCTGGCCGGCCACTCCTACGGCGGAGCGGTGATCACCAATGCCGCCCGCGGTGCCGACAACGTCAAGGCGCTGGTGTACATCGCCGCGTTCATGCCGGACAAGGGGGAGAGCGCGCTGGACCTGGCGGGCAAGTTCCGCGGCAGCACGCTCGGCGACGCCCTGCACCCCGTCCCGATCACCCTGCCGAACGGGTCCCAGGGGCAGGACTTCTACATCGAACAGGGCAGGTTCCACCAGCAGTTCGCCGCGGATGTCCCGAAGGACACCGCCGAGCTCATGGCGGTCACCCAGCGGCCCGTGACCGGCGCGGCCCTGGGGGAGCCCTCCTCCGAGCCCGCGTGGAAGACCATCCCGTCCTGGGCCCTGGTGGCGACCGAGGACCGCAACATCCCCCGCAGGACCCAGGACTTCATGGCCGAGCGCGCCGACTCCCGCACTGTGGAGGTCCGGGCTTCGCACGCCGTCAGCGTGTCCCGCCCCGACGAGGTCTCCCGGATCATTCGGGAGGCGGCGCGGTCCGTACGCTGACCGCGGAACCCGGAGGGCGGGGTGGCACCGTGCCACCCCGCCCTCCCGTCGTTCGCCGGCCGCCGGCCCTGATCCCCCTCGGCGGAGATCGATCAGCACTGGGCACGCAACACGCTCCCGAGGGTCGAGCCCGGTGGAGCGGAACGTCATCAGCGGGTACAGCACGGAGTCCAGGTACTCCGGGCCGGCGACATGGGCGTCACGGTCGCGCTTGCCCGTCTGCACACTGCCGGTCCGGACGCTCACGTGGGCCCGGGACCGCGTGGGGCGGGATCCGTCGAGCTCGAGGAGCCCTTCGAAGTCGGTGAGCCTTCCGCGCACGTTCGAGATCACGGCGTGCCGGACGCGGAAGCCGATCGTGCTGTGGGCGGGGTCGACGGTGTGGATCCCGGTCAGCGTCTCGGAGGGGTCGGTGAGGGGCACCGTGGTCGCCCCGCGGTCGATGAGCATGGCGGGACGCTTCCTTCGTACGGTGAACGGTGAGCTGGACGGATGCCGGAACGGCCGTGGGGAGCCACAGCCCGCTCCGGGGGTGCCGCCTCGCCACGGAGTGGTGCCGGCCCGTCCCGTCGGGCACGGGAGACGCTGTGCGCGTCGCCGGCGGTCCCTCGGACCCGGACGCGACGGTGGCCCTGCCCGCCGGGCAGGGCCACCGTCCCGAGGACCTACTGCTTCCGCGCGAGCCAGTCGGTGAAGCGGGTCGCGCCGATGCGGGCGTCGGAGCCGGGAAGGAGGCTGGCCTCTTCGAGCTCGGCGCCGAAGTACCGGGCGTGGGGGTCGGCCACCACGGTACGGGGGTCGTTGTCGGCGGCGAGGCCCTTGCGGATGAACTCGTCGAACGCGAACTCGTCGGGACCGCAGACCTCGATCACGCCGTCGAGGGGCGTGCCGACGGCCGTGCGGGCCACGGCGGTGGCCACGTCGTCGGAGAACATGGGCTGGATCCTGGCGTCGGGCACCCGCACGACGTCGCCCTCGGTCGCCGCGTCCGCGATGCCCTTCACGAACTCGAAGAACTGCGTGGCGTGGACGATGGAGTACGGGATGCCCGACGTCTTGATCAGCCCCTCCTGCGCCAGCTTGGCGCGGAAGTAGCCGTTCTCCTCGAGCCGTTCGGTGCCGACGACGGAGAGCGCGACGTGGTGGGTCACACCGGCCTCTGCCTCCGCCTTCAGGAGGTTCGTCGTCGAGGTGCGGAAGAAGTCCATGACGGCCTTCTCCTCGAACGAGGGGGAGTTCGAGACGTCGACCACGACCGAGGCGCCCTCCAGGACCTCGGCCAGGCCCTCGCCGGTGAGGGTGTTGACGCCGGTGTTGGGTGCGGCCGGTACGGCTTCGTGGCCGTGCTCCGTGAGCTTGCCGACCACCTTCGAGCCGATGAGTCCGGTTCCGCCGATCACGACGACCTTCATGAGTGGGATCCTCTCGGGGGTTCTCCGGTGCGCGGCGGGCAAGCTGAGCGAGGTGCACGCCCGCACCGGTCGATGGGCCTTTTCACGGATGACCGGGTGGTGGCCGTGTTTGTGACGCGGGCGGTGCCTGGGCAGCGACGGGCGCGGCGGCACGGACCGGGATCGGGACCGGGCGTCCGGTCGGATGAGGAGTCTCTGCATCCCCCGCCGCCGGGCATTCGCGAGGTCAGCCGGGTGTCCGGGCCGCAGGATGCAGTACCTCTTCGGTCACCACCAGGACAGCGCAGCGTGTGGTCGTGTGACGGGCTTCCATCTGCGCCCGCCGTGTGCGCCCTCCCGGGCGCATCGCCGCTTCCGCGCTCCGTGCACAGGAATTGGGTCGCGCCCCGAGGGGTGCGCCGTTAGCTTCGGCCTGAGCGGCACGTATGACGAGACGACATCGCAAGGGGAGCCGGGCATGGGGACCGAGAGCGCACGGACCGACCGTTTGGGGTTGCTGCTCGAACAGTTCGACCAGGCAAGGGAGATGGCCCAGGTACGGCTGACGGGGCTGAGTGACGAGGAGTACCTGTGGGAGCCGGTGCCGCACTGCTGGTCGATCCGGCGGCGGGGCGATGCGGTGACGCCCAGGGCGTACGGTCCGGGCGAGTGGGTGCTCGACAAGGGCGCACCGGACATCCCGGCGAACGAGTACGCCGAGGTCGCCCGGCAGGCCGCCGGCGGGATGACGATCGCCAAGATCGCCGATGACTGGAGCGTGAGCGTCGAGAGGGTCGAGCAGGTCCTCGCCCACACCGGTGAGCCCGAGCCCGACGACACGCCGATCACGACCATCGCGTGGCGGCTGGGACACGTGCACTCCTGCTTCGCGGGCCAGTGGGAGTGGACCTTCGGCGAACGGCGGCAGGAGCCCGGACTGCTGGTCGACTTCACCCCGTCCGCCGCCCTGGCCCTTGAGAGGCTCTGGGCGACGATCGACCGCTGGCGCGACAGCGTCGGGTCCGTCACGGACGAGCAGCTCGACACGGTCGGCTTCTCGCAGTACCCGTACGGCTCCGACCCCGACGACCCGTTCATCAGCGTGGTCGCCGGCGCCAATCTCGAATTCATCCACCACATGGCCGAGATCGCGTTGCTCCGCGATCTGTGGCGGGCCCGCTTCGCCGCTGCCGGACCGGCCACCCGCGGGCACTGACGTGCATCGGCCTCGGCTCCGCGTACGCTTCTGCAGGGCGCCGCTGCACCCCTGTACTGTCCCCGCCCGCGGATTCGGTGCCGGCCCGCGGTGGTCCGGGGCTACTCGGAGCGGCCCTGGTGGTCGCGGGCCCGGGCGACGACCTCCGGGTCGACCGCTCCGGTCCGGGCCAACTGGTCCAGGGCCGCGACGACGATCGACTCGGCGTCCACGCGGAAGTGGCGCCGCACCGCCTCGCGGGTGTCCGACAGGCCGAAACCATCCGTCCCCAGGGACGAGTAGTCCTGCTCGACCCACTGGCTGATCTGGTCGGGCACCTGGCGCATCCAGTCGCTGACGGCCAGGACCGGACCCGGTGCGTCCGACAGCGCGCGGGCCACGTACGGGACGCGCGGCTCGCCGCGCAGCCTCGCCTCGTCCGCGCCGAGCGCGTCACGGCGCAGTTCGGTCCAGGAGGTCACCGACCAGACGTCGGCCTGGACGCCCCAGCGCGTCTGGAGGAGGTCCTGGGCCTCCAGGGCCCAGTGGATGGCGGTGCCGGATGCCAGCAGCTGGATCCGCGGACCGGTGCCGCCGGGCTTCGCCTGCCGGTACGGGTACATCCCGCGCAGGATTCCCTCCTCGACCGAGGGCCCGGAGGGCATGGGCGGCTGCTGCTTCGACTCGTTGTACACGGTCAGGTAGTAGAAGACGTCCTCGGGCTGCTCGCCGTACATCCGCCGCAGCCCTTCCCTGACGATCACCGCGATCTCGTACGCGAAGGCGGGGTCGTAGCTCAGCACTGCCGGATTGGTCGACGCCAGCAGATGGGAATGGCCGTCGGCGTGCTGAAGGCCCTCTCCGGTCATGGTCGTGCGCCCGGCCGTCGCCCCGACGACGAACCCGCGCCCCAACTGGTCGGCGAGCGCCCAGAACTGGTCACCGGTGCGCTGGAACCCGAACATGGCGTAGAAGATGTAGAAGGGGATCATGGGCTCGCCGTGCGTGGCGTACGAGGTCGCCGCGGCGGTGAACTCTGCCACGGAGCCGGCCTCGGTGATGCCCTCGTCGATCAACTGGCCGTTCTTGGACTCCCGGTAGTGGAGCAGCTGGTCCGCGTCGACCGGTTCGTAGTTCTGGCCGTCGGGCGAGTAGATGCCGGCCGTCGGGAAGAGCGACTCCATGCCGAAAGTACGGGCTTCGTCCGGGATGATCGGCACCCAGCGCCGGCCCGTCTCCTCGGCGCGCATCAGGTCCTTCACGAGACGGACGAGCGCCATCGTGGTGGCCACCTCCTGCTTGCCGAAGCCCTTCTGCAGGGCTTCGAAGGGGCGCGACGGCGGCTGGGGAAGGGGCTTGGCGACCACCTTCCGGACCGGGGCGGGGCCGCCCAGAGCGGCACGCCGCTCACGCAGGTACCGCACCTCGGGCGAGTCCTCCCCGGGATGCCAGTACGGCACCACGTCCCCGCTCAGCGCGCTGTCCGGGATGGGCAGCTCCAGCACGTCGCGCAGGTGGCGGAACTGCGGCATGGTCAGCTTCTTCATCTGGTGGTTGGCGTTGCGCGACTCGAACTCCGGCCCCAGCGTGTGTCCCTTCACGGTCTGGGCGAGGATGACGGTCGGCGCGCCGCGGTGCTCCGTCGCGGCCCGGTACGCGGCGTAGACCTTGAGCGGCTCGTGCCCGCCGCGCGAGTTCCCGAACAGTTCGGTGAGCTGGGTGTCGCTCAGCCCTGCGGCGATGCCGGAGAGGGCGTCACCGGTGAAGAAGTGCTTGCGCAGGTAGGCGGCGTCCCGGGCGGCGTACGTCTGCATCTGGGCGTCGGGCACCTCACCGAGGCGGCGGACGAGGGCGCCGTCGGTGTCCTGCCGGAGGACGGGGTCCCAGGCCTCGCCCCAGAGCGACTTCACCACGTGCCAGCCCGCTCCGCGGAACCGGGCCTCGAGTTCCTGCACGATCTTGGAGTTGGACCGTACGGGACCGTCCAGGCGCTGCAGATTGCAGTTGACGACGAAGGTGAGGTTGTCGAGACCTTCCCGGGCGGCGAGCGTCAGTGCGGCCGTCGCCTCGGGCTCGTCCGTCTCCCCGTCGCCGAGGAAGGCCCACACGTGCGATCCGGAGGTGTCCTTGATACCGCGGTCGTGCAGGTAGCGGTTGAACCGGGCCTGGTAGACGGCGGCGAGGGGGCCGAGGCCCATGGAGACGGTGGGGAACTCCCACAGCCACGGCAGACGCCTGGGGTGGGGGTACGACGGCAGCCCGTTGCCGTCCGCCTCCCGCCGGAACCCGTCGAGCTGGTCCTCCTTCAGACGGCCCTCGAGGAAGACACGGGCGTAGATTCCCGGCGACGCGTGTCCCTGCAGGAACAGCTGGTCGCCCGAACCGTCCTGGTCCTTGCCCCTGAAGAAGTGGTTGAACCCGATCTCGTAGAGCCACGCCGCCGAGGCGTAGGTGGAGATGTGGCCGCCGAGGCCCAGGTGGGAGCCGCGGGTCACCATGGCCGCCGCGTTCCACCTGTTGACGGCGGTGATCCGGGACTCCATCGCGATGTCGCCCGGAAACGCGGGCTGGGCCGAGGCCGGAATCGTGTTGATGTAGTCGGTGGAGAGAAGCCGGGGCAGGACTATCCCGGAGCGGGTCGCGTGCTCGTGGACTCGTCGCAACAGGTACGCCGCCCGGTCCGGCCCCGCGTGCCGTATGACGGCGTCCAGCGACGCCTGCCACTCCGCGGTCTCTTCGGCGTCACGGTCGGGAAGTTGGTCGAGCTCACTGGTCACGGAGGACGGCGTGGGACGGGCCGAGTCAGTCATGGCAGCCTTCCAGTCGAGGCGTGGGGGCGGGGGACGGCGACGGCGCACCCGGAGGTCCTCCGGCGCGGGTCGACAGTGGGTGTGCGTGGGCTTCCGCGGCTCACACGGTGGGGTCACCACCGGCCGTGCCACGGGGCGGATCTCCCGGGCCCGGCGGGACCGGTGTCCGTGACGTCGTGGGCGCCCCCGCCGGGGCGTACGGGCACGACGCGTGCTCCCGGAGCGGCGTGCCGGCGGTCCCGGCACCGGTCAGCCCGGTGGTGTCTGCGACGACGACTCTCATCTCGGCCCTTCCCTTTCCCTTCCGGGGGCAGCACCCCTTCGGTGTCTGAGTGAGGGCTGAACCAGCCGCTCACTACTGACGACAGGGCTCGTGCCGGTGTTGTGACACCGTTCGCGAGTCAGCTGCGTCACAGGACCACGCTGTGGCCGGTGGTCGCTGCGGAGGCCCGTCCGGAGGGCTCGCCCCGGTGCCGAGGGAGAAAGGAGAGAGCAGCGGAACACGACGCGCAGCGCAGACAGCGCGTGGTGTTCCGCGAGCACGCGGGCGTTGTGTTCCGGAACACGACGCGCAGGGTTCCGGAACACAACGCAACAGTTCCCGAGCGCAAACGGAAGGACCCGCCACGGGAGAACGACGGGAGGGGTGGAGCGCCCACGGGCTCCGAGCACAGCGGCTCCCGTCCGTGGGGGAGCGGAAGGCGACCGCCCGGCGTGACGACGGAGGGGGTCCGCCCGCTCACGGCATGCGGAAGGGCGCCTGACGGGGCGATCCGCCCCGTCAGGCGCCCTGCTCCGCGCCTCTGGAAGAAGCCGAGCTTCTGCGGCGAGTACGACACCAGCAGGTTCTTCGTCTGCCGGCCGTACACGCCTCGTGTGGCCGCTGACCAGCGGAAACGGTCACGATGTGGCCGAGCTGCAGGTGGCTGGGCCGCGTATGGCCCGGATCTCGGTTGGCACGGAGGGGACCTCTGACTG
It contains:
- a CDS encoding alpha/beta fold hydrolase encodes the protein MKRHSLRRRGRTPFTLLATATVAAALLATTVAPANAGGASSSQSRKPTVVLVHGAFADATSWNGVVKKLKRDGYPVVAAANPLRGLSSDAAYLKELLASIDGPVVLAGHSYGGAVITNAARGADNVKALVYIAAFMPDKGESALDLAGKFRGSTLGDALHPVPITLPNGSQGQDFYIEQGRFHQQFAADVPKDTAELMAVTQRPVTGAALGEPSSEPAWKTIPSWALVATEDRNIPRRTQDFMAERADSRTVEVRASHAVSVSRPDEVSRIIREAARSVR
- the aceE gene encoding pyruvate dehydrogenase (acetyl-transferring), homodimeric type; the encoded protein is MTDSARPTPSSVTSELDQLPDRDAEETAEWQASLDAVIRHAGPDRAAYLLRRVHEHATRSGIVLPRLLSTDYINTIPASAQPAFPGDIAMESRITAVNRWNAAAMVTRGSHLGLGGHISTYASAAWLYEIGFNHFFRGKDQDGSGDQLFLQGHASPGIYARVFLEGRLKEDQLDGFRREADGNGLPSYPHPRRLPWLWEFPTVSMGLGPLAAVYQARFNRYLHDRGIKDTSGSHVWAFLGDGETDEPEATAALTLAAREGLDNLTFVVNCNLQRLDGPVRSNSKIVQELEARFRGAGWHVVKSLWGEAWDPVLRQDTDGALVRRLGEVPDAQMQTYAARDAAYLRKHFFTGDALSGIAAGLSDTQLTELFGNSRGGHEPLKVYAAYRAATEHRGAPTVILAQTVKGHTLGPEFESRNANHQMKKLTMPQFRHLRDVLELPIPDSALSGDVVPYWHPGEDSPEVRYLRERRAALGGPAPVRKVVAKPLPQPPSRPFEALQKGFGKQEVATTMALVRLVKDLMRAEETGRRWVPIIPDEARTFGMESLFPTAGIYSPDGQNYEPVDADQLLHYRESKNGQLIDEGITEAGSVAEFTAAATSYATHGEPMIPFYIFYAMFGFQRTGDQFWALADQLGRGFVVGATAGRTTMTGEGLQHADGHSHLLASTNPAVLSYDPAFAYEIAVIVREGLRRMYGEQPEDVFYYLTVYNESKQQPPMPSGPSVEEGILRGMYPYRQAKPGGTGPRIQLLASGTAIHWALEAQDLLQTRWGVQADVWSVTSWTELRRDALGADEARLRGEPRVPYVARALSDAPGPVLAVSDWMRQVPDQISQWVEQDYSSLGTDGFGLSDTREAVRRHFRVDAESIVVAALDQLARTGAVDPEVVARARDHQGRSE
- a CDS encoding SDR family oxidoreductase; its protein translation is MKVVVIGGTGLIGSKVVGKLTEHGHEAVPAAPNTGVNTLTGEGLAEVLEGASVVVDVSNSPSFEEKAVMDFFRTSTTNLLKAEAEAGVTHHVALSVVGTERLEENGYFRAKLAQEGLIKTSGIPYSIVHATQFFEFVKGIADAATEGDVVRVPDARIQPMFSDDVATAVARTAVGTPLDGVIEVCGPDEFAFDEFIRKGLAADNDPRTVVADPHARYFGAELEEASLLPGSDARIGATRFTDWLARKQ
- a CDS encoding DinB family protein, coding for MGTESARTDRLGLLLEQFDQAREMAQVRLTGLSDEEYLWEPVPHCWSIRRRGDAVTPRAYGPGEWVLDKGAPDIPANEYAEVARQAAGGMTIAKIADDWSVSVERVEQVLAHTGEPEPDDTPITTIAWRLGHVHSCFAGQWEWTFGERRQEPGLLVDFTPSAALALERLWATIDRWRDSVGSVTDEQLDTVGFSQYPYGSDPDDPFISVVAGANLEFIHHMAEIALLRDLWRARFAAAGPATRGH